tgagaccatgagctgaaatcaagagttggccacgtaacccaggcacccccccagcacatacattttgtattatttcataaCCCGCCTCACAGAGGTCTTCCCGAACAAAAGCTTTCCCTTGCACCAAGAGGTATGTGCAAGAATATTGACAATAGCAAACCCATGGAGACAGCCCGGGAAAGAGGATGGGTGAATGGGGTTCCCACACAGCGGACCACTATCTGTGGCCGCGTAGCTTTCTGTGCTATAGATGCACCGAGAGAAATGTCACAGTTTACCCCACAGAGTACCCCCTTCCATGATTCAAGCCCTTTCTACATGTACCTTCTGGTTTCTCAGTGCGATGGAGCCCCAATACCTGGTCGAAACCGGCTCACGAGTGTATTCCAAATAACCAGTAAATGTGCTTTTGCCTCAGCTGTGCCCGGAatcttttcttctccccaaacTGCCCTTTCAAACTAGTTCCGCAAACAgactccccatccccccccataCCTTCCATCTCTGGAAGAAAGGAATGCAAAGTAGTTGACTTTTTTGGTAATGATTCGTCAATAAAAGAGCATTCGGCAACTTTCCATCACCAATCATATCAGGTCAGCTTAGCTGTTAATGTTCCCAGTGAATTAAAGGAATCTATCATTTGAACATAAAGTTTCCCTTTCAAAGCTTCAGTTCGATTTCTGAGTTTCTACCTCTGCTCTCCACCTTTTTAGGTACGTGCGGCCCACTGAAGGTGAAGGGTGTGGATAGAGGACAGGGGAGCAGAAGGAAAGCCTCACATGACCTCTGGGAACTGCCATTTGTGTCATAGGCCTGGATGTTCCTGGATTTTAAGGAATAAACACCAACATTTCAcctttattaattaattcaacagATTACTTATTGGTCATTTGAAATGTGGCAGCCATTTTTCTAGGTACCAGAAATACTTCAGTGAACAAACAAATTCCCTGACCTccttaaagttatattttaatgCAGTAAGACAGGAAATGGAGAATACGATCAGGAAATTAGGAATTACCTTCCAAACAGAGAAGTACGATGGAAATATACACACTTGCATATACATTTGTGTACATTACATTGGGGCTGCAGCTGAGGAAGCTTCTGGTGTGGAAGGAGCACTTTTGAAGGCCATTTTCTGGTGAGTCCTCAGGTGGCGGTGGTAGGTGGATGACTGGCGGTAGCTTCTCCGGCAAAGGGAACACGCGTAGGGCTTCTCTCCCGTGTGGATTCTCTCATGAGCCTGGAGGTTGGTTTTGTGGCTGAAGGACTTTTCACACGTGCTGCACGTGAAAGGCTTCTCTCTTGCGTGAGTCATCTGGTGCACGCGTAGGTCTGATGCTTGGAAGAAGCCTTTGTTACACTCAGCACAAATAAATGTCCTCTCATTATTGTGTCTTCTCTGATGGGCTTTTAGCTGAGAGAAATACCTAAAGATCTTGGGACACTTTTCACATCTATATGGTTTGGGGGCTTCATGGGATCTTTCTTGGAGTCCCTCACATGTGGAGATTCCCTCATTCTGGTGGGTAGGAACAGGCTCAGGGGTGACCTTGACTGGCTGAGAGAGAAACCCTGGTCCCAGTTCCATAAGGATATCTTGATAAGGGGGTCCTTTCGGGCACCCCTCCTGGGACCCGGAGATAGCTAGACCTGTTCTTCCAGAGCTGACTGGATTCTTCAAAGAAACACTGTCGTCTTCAGGCCTAGGACAGCCCTCTTCCTGGataatgagcagggaagggatttCATTGCCTTGACTAGTAATACCGTCATTTACTTGGTCAATGTTGCCACCATTTTCTTTATCTTCGTCTCCTGTGAGGGCAAAAACGTGACTCAGTGAAGTTGTAGCCAGGAGGAAGTCCACATAGAACATCCCTCCGGTACCTTGGCCTGCCCCACTCACCTCGTCCCATTGCCAGGGAAGTATCCTGGGGAGTACAGGACCGTGTCCCCATGTTCTCTCCTGATGGGGTTCCTGCTGACAACTGTTTGGCGAGATGAACAATGACTTCTCTTAAGGGCATATTCTCAGAAAAGAGGGCTTCCTGTCCCTGCATGTGGACGTGGACCTATAAACAAAGCCTGATTACTGTGGGGAAATAGATCGCATGGAAGACCTGCACTCATCAAGTTTCCCAGGATCCCTCTACTGTGTGCTGCCACACCCACTGCTCTGCTCTTATCTCTGCCGGCCTTAAATTTCGTGGTAATTTCTTGCTACTGTGCCTTTCCCAATGAGACAAGCCTAATACTAAGGCTTTCTGAGGGGAGAGCAAGCTTGTGTTAAGGTACTTTTCCCCATCTTGAGGTTTCTGCTCTATCGTCAACTTGTTAGTGAGCCTTCCTACCATCTCACTGGCTCTAATCAATTTAGATAGTGGCTCTTATATGTCCTCCTGACTAGATGCCTATAAAACATCTGCTTTCACTTTTGCTTTCTTAGCAATGGTAAAGCGTCTCTTTGGTGAGAACTAGTAAGTGGGTCTACAATGACTCTCCTGCCTCTACTTCCAGGCAACTCCAACAGGTTGTACTTAATCCTTACacacctctgcccctcaccccaggaGTCAAAACCCTTTACTCACTAATCCAGGTGGTTTCATGCCATCGTCAGTTAGATTTTCCATGAATTTGTCCATGTTTCTGCCACTTgtattccatttctctttcaacACGGACCTGTCACTGCAGTGGCCATTGATC
The Panthera uncia isolate 11264 chromosome E2 unlocalized genomic scaffold, Puncia_PCG_1.0 HiC_scaffold_19, whole genome shotgun sequence genome window above contains:
- the LOC125915855 gene encoding zinc finger and SCAN domain-containing protein 4-like, which produces MALDLRISCQGEPSRNVPGSENLEHKPSQGPAIQGEEIYEFPSTQLSLFQNSNNSCAREELQNLYNLFHSWLQPEKHSKDEIISRLVLEQFMINGHCSDRSVLKEKWNTSGRNMDKFMENLTDDGMKPPGLVHVHMQGQEALFSENMPLREVIVHLAKQLSAGTPSGENMGTRSCTPQDTSLAMGRGDEDKENGGNIDQVNDGITSQGNEIPSLLIIQEEGCPRPEDDSVSLKNPVSSGRTGLAISGSQEGCPKGPPYQDILMELGPGFLSQPVKVTPEPVPTHQNEGISTCEGLQERSHEAPKPYRCEKCPKIFRYFSQLKAHQRRHNNERTFICAECNKGFFQASDLRVHQMTHAREKPFTCSTCEKSFSHKTNLQAHERIHTGEKPYACSLCRRSYRQSSTYHRHLRTHQKMAFKSAPSTPEASSAAAPM